The proteins below come from a single Melospiza melodia melodia isolate bMelMel2 chromosome 12, bMelMel2.pri, whole genome shotgun sequence genomic window:
- the LSG1 gene encoding large subunit GTPase 1 homolog, with amino-acid sequence MGKKRSDGLGRSLQRQRGLERRGASSWLHASEVVAERGPELRSAPEQSPLEEFLATAELAGTRFVAERLNAQIVSAQSCTGLLSAQEAQRVRQLQQENQEFLRIPRRPHWDRTTSAEDLKQAERESFLEWRRQLAHLEEEKKLILTPFERNLEFWRQLWRVIERSDIVVQIVDARNPLLFRCQDLESYVKEVSNDKENMILINKADLLSEEQRAAWAQFFEKEGVKVVFWSALAECERLCGESKELGSEGGVEHPSGSEDGASSQEDDSRAQGSAERASTGSTWQSATQALGSDDNSSDEYEDCEDDEEEDWQTCSEDEAGDSINAVGPQRMESRTDDAVVQHRVQEQNRNVRNFSHLVQRDELLEIFKTMHNGPRVKDGEVNVGLVGYPNVGKSSTINTILGNKKVSVSATPGRTKHFQTLYVEPGLCLCDCPGLVMPSFVSTKAEMICSGILPIDQMRDHVPPVSLVCQHIPRNILEATYGINIIRPREDEDPDRKPTAEELLTAYGYMRGFMTSHGQPDQPRSARYVLKDYVNGKLLYCHPPPGIDPNDFQHQHQRCPDSTTVQATGQVKPEKNTKAKQIENVVDKTFFHQENVRALMKGVRAAMGYRPGSGLVPAAAPSPANAVGKPWKKHGNRNKKEKIRRITKHLEA; translated from the exons atGGGCAAGAAGCGGAGCGATGGGCTTGGGCGCTCCCTGCAGCGGCAGCGCGGGCTGGAGCGGCGCGGCGCCTCCTCATGG CTCCACGCCAGCGAGGTGGTGGCCGAGCGCGGCCCGGAGCTGCGGTCGGCGCCCGAGCAGAGCCCGCTGGAGGAGTTCCTGGCCACGGCCGAGCTGGCCGGCACCCGCTTCGTGGCCG AGCGTCTGAATGCCCAGATCGTGTCTGCCCAGAGCTGCACGGGCCTGCTCTCAGCGCAGGAGGCCCAGCGCGTtcggcagctgcagcaggagaaccAGGAGTTCCTGCGCATCCCACGGAG GCCACACTGGGATAGGACAACCAGTGCAGAGGACTTGAAGcaagcagagagagagagcttTCTCGAGTGGAGGCGACAGCTTGCCCA CCTTGAGGAAGAGAAAAAGTTAATTCTGACCCCATTTGAAAGAAACTTGGAATTTTGGCGTCAGCTTTGGAGAGTCATTGAAAGAAG TGATATTGTAGTCCAGATAGTAGATGCCAGAAACCCCCTTCTGTTTAGATGTCAGGATCTC GAAAGTTATGTTAAGGAAGTCAGTAATGACAAGGAGAACATGATCCTGATCAACAAAGCAGATTTGCTGAGTGAGGAGCAGCGTGCTGCTTGGGCACAGTTCTTTGAGAAGGAGGGTGTCAAGGTGGTGTTCTGGTCAGCTCTGGCAGAGTGTGAGCGCTTGTGTGGAGAATCAAAG GAACTGGGCTCTGAGGGGGGAGTGGAGCACCCCAGCGGTTCTGAGGATGGAGCCTCCAGTCAGGAAGATGACAGCAGAGCACAAGGAAGTGCAGAAAGAGCATCCACAGGCAGCACTTGGCAGAGTGCAACCCAGGCCCTGGGGAGTGATGATAACAGCAGTGATGAATATGAAGACTGTGAAGATGATGAAGAGGAGGACTGGCAAACCTGTTCTGAAGATGAAGCTGGTGACAGCATAAATGCTGTTGGTCCACAGAGGATGGAAAGCAGGACTGATGATGCTGTAGTGCAGCACAGAGTGCAGGAGCAGAACAGGAATGTCAGGAACTTCAGCCATCTGGTACAGAGAGATGAGCTgctggagatattcaaaactaTGCACAATGGACCAAGGGTGAAGGATGGGGAAGTAAATGTTGGGCTG GTGGGTTACCCTAATGTTGGCAAAAGTTCAACCATCAACACAATCCTTGGAAATAAGAAGGTGTCGGTGTCTGCTACACCAGGCCGTACAAAGCACTTCCAG ACTCTGTATGTGGAGCCTGGCCTATGCCTTTGTGATTGCCCTGGTCTGGTGATGCCATCTTTCGTCTCTACCAAGGCAGAAATGATTTGTTCTGGAATTCTGCCTATAGATCAGATGAGGGACCATGTTCCACCTGTTTCTCTA GTTTGCCAGCATATCCCACGCAACATTTTGGAAGCAACCTATGGAATAAATATCATAAGGCCAAGGGAAGATGAGGACCCAGATCGAAAGCCAACAGCTGAAGAGCTGCTAACAGCATATGGAT ATATGAGGGGCTTTATGACATCTCATGGACAGCCAGACCAGCCGAGATCAGCTCGATATGTGTTAAAAGATTATGTCAAT GGGAAGCTGTTATATTGCCACCCACCTCCTGGTATTGATCCAAATGATTTTCAGCACCAACATCAAAGATGCCCTGACAGTACAACTGTGCAGGCCACTGGACAGGTGAAGCCTGAGAAAAAtaccaaagcaaaacaaattgAAAATGTGGTGGACAAAACTTTTTTCCATCAG GAGAACGTTCGTGCCCTGATGAAAGGGGTCCGGGCTGCCATGGGCTACCGGCCGGGGAGCGGCCTCGTGCCTGCggctgcacccagccctgccaacgCGGTGGGAAAGCCCTGGAAAAAACACGGGAACAGGAACAAGAAGGAGAAAATCCGCAGGATCACCAAGCACCTGGAGGCTTAG